In Camelus dromedarius isolate mCamDro1 chromosome 24, mCamDro1.pat, whole genome shotgun sequence, one genomic interval encodes:
- the ATF7IP2 gene encoding activating transcription factor 7-interacting protein 2 isoform X5, with protein MRLFLKDNGKVTSGNSNISPDAETEAVVIEKKLDSVIDLTKEGLSNRNKESPTSTVESPTKAVSVSKETTPVVQSAAQVLDSFEHLPPLPESPPLLPELVDKIRDTLPPQKPELKVKRVLRPRGIALTWNIAKINPKCAPVDSYHLFLCHENPNNKLIWKKIGEIKALPLPMACTLSQFLSSNKYYFTVRSKDIFGRYGPFCDIKSIPGFSENLT; from the exons ATAACGGAAAAGTTACATCAGGAAATTCTAACATTTCACCTGATGCTGAAACTGAAGCTGTG GTTATAGAGAAGAAACTTGATTCTGTGATTGATCTGACAAAAGAAGGCTTGTCAAACCGCAACAAAG AAAGTCCCACATCTACCGTTGAGTCGCCTACAAAAGCTGTTTCAGTCTCAAAAGAGACAACCCCAGTGGTGCAAAGTGCAGCCCAG GTTCTTGACTCCTTTGAACACCTGCCACCTCTCCCAGAATCACCACCGCTGTTACCTGAACTGGTAGACAAAATCCGAGACACACTTCCTCCCCAGAAGCCCGAGCTCAAAGTAAAACGGGTCCTGAGACCCAGGGGCATTGCCTTGACTTGGAACATTGCCAAAATCAATCCCAAGTGTGCCCCCGTGGATAGCTACCACCTCTTCCTGTGCCATGAGAACCCTAATAATAAGCTGATTTGGAAGAAAATTGGAGAAATTAAAGCTTTACCACTCCCAATGGCCTGTACTTTATCTCAGTTTTTATCTTCcaacaaatattattttactgtCCGATCAAAAGACATTTTTGGGCGATATGGACCCTTTTGTGATATAAAATCTATTCCTGGATTTTCTGAAAATCTTACCTAA
- the ATF7IP2 gene encoding activating transcription factor 7-interacting protein 2 isoform X4, with product MATTAGNSDDVILVSVESPDLTTPITSNPTDNGKVTSGNSNISPDAETEAVVIEKKLDSVIDLTKEGLSNRNKESPTSTVESPTKAVSVSKETTPVVQSAAQVLDSFEHLPPLPESPPLLPELVDKIRDTLPPQKPELKVKRVLRPRGIALTWNIAKINPKCAPVDSYHLFLCHENPNNKLIWKKIGEIKALPLPMACTLSQFLSSNKYYFTVRSKDIFGRYGPFCDIKSIPGFSENLT from the exons ATGGCAACCACTGCTGG taACAGTGATGATGTCATATTGGTTTCTGTGGAAAGTCCTGATTTGACAACTCCAATTACATCAAATCCAACAG ATAACGGAAAAGTTACATCAGGAAATTCTAACATTTCACCTGATGCTGAAACTGAAGCTGTG GTTATAGAGAAGAAACTTGATTCTGTGATTGATCTGACAAAAGAAGGCTTGTCAAACCGCAACAAAG AAAGTCCCACATCTACCGTTGAGTCGCCTACAAAAGCTGTTTCAGTCTCAAAAGAGACAACCCCAGTGGTGCAAAGTGCAGCCCAG GTTCTTGACTCCTTTGAACACCTGCCACCTCTCCCAGAATCACCACCGCTGTTACCTGAACTGGTAGACAAAATCCGAGACACACTTCCTCCCCAGAAGCCCGAGCTCAAAGTAAAACGGGTCCTGAGACCCAGGGGCATTGCCTTGACTTGGAACATTGCCAAAATCAATCCCAAGTGTGCCCCCGTGGATAGCTACCACCTCTTCCTGTGCCATGAGAACCCTAATAATAAGCTGATTTGGAAGAAAATTGGAGAAATTAAAGCTTTACCACTCCCAATGGCCTGTACTTTATCTCAGTTTTTATCTTCcaacaaatattattttactgtCCGATCAAAAGACATTTTTGGGCGATATGGACCCTTTTGTGATATAAAATCTATTCCTGGATTTTCTGAAAATCTTACCTAA